One part of the Bdellovibrio bacteriovorus genome encodes these proteins:
- the alaS gene encoding alanine--tRNA ligase: MKSSEIRNAFIKYFEKNGHKVVPSSSLIPENDPTLLFANAGMNQFKNTFLGLEKRDYSRAVTAQKCVRAGGKHNDLENVGFTARHHTFFEMVGNFSFGDYFKKDAIHFAWEFLTKELAIPKEKLYVTVHISDDEAADIWHNQEGVPRERIFRFDKDNFWKMGDTGPCGPCTEIFYDHGPKAGTISDPFKGIEAGEDRFVEIWNLVFMQYFENPPGTLTPLPKPSVDTGGGLERMSAAMQGVFNNYDTDLFQPMIQLACKIGNIEYISDKEVLAKNPAAAETTAALRVLADHCRSTSFLIADGALPSNEGRGYVLRRIMRRAIRYGRKLSADKSFLPGMAEALIESMGAVYPELKTRRDHILNTIRDEEDRFIATLDKGTAILEDELKKAKSKGIKELSGEVVFRMYDTYGFPADLTRVIANEQGIEVNEAAFEKEMEDNRAKSKASWKGKSMGADEAHMIKFAKDYLQSGKSVTFLGYEGTIGDGKVMGLSNGQAEVQELKTGDTGLMILNATTFYGEGGGQAGDVGYIMNDTNRARVINTTKIDDIVLHHVEIEHGSFKVGTAVVTGVDPVERRNTAANHSATHLLHAALRKVLGTHVTQAGSLVDSQKTRFDFTHNKPVSSEEIKKIEDLVNEQIARCNPVQTEMMSHKAALEKGAMALFGEKYASDVRVLTMGDFSCELCGGTHVKNTSEIRLFKIVSEAGVSSGVRRIEAITADNAVQYMMSAVTHLDDALAAAGFQKSPHYIKHLETTGETATLANRVESLKDQVKQLEKEMKKLQGGQVNVDDLAANALTFKTKAGASAKLVLADVPLDDRQVLAEVTDHLKNKIQSGIVVVVGQGDGSHPIIVSVSKEISGETKAGDLLKEVAGVMGGKGGGRPDFAQGAAPNRAQLNEAFGKVKSMLGL, from the coding sequence ATGAAAAGCTCTGAGATCAGAAACGCCTTTATCAAATACTTCGAAAAGAACGGACACAAAGTGGTTCCGTCCTCTTCCCTGATTCCTGAAAATGATCCCACGTTGCTTTTCGCCAACGCCGGAATGAATCAGTTCAAGAACACTTTCCTGGGTCTTGAAAAGCGTGACTATTCCCGCGCCGTGACCGCACAAAAGTGCGTGCGCGCCGGCGGTAAGCACAATGACCTGGAAAACGTGGGCTTCACGGCCCGTCACCACACGTTCTTTGAGATGGTGGGGAATTTTTCTTTCGGTGACTATTTCAAAAAAGACGCCATTCATTTTGCCTGGGAATTCCTGACTAAGGAACTGGCGATTCCAAAAGAAAAGCTTTATGTGACCGTGCACATCTCTGACGATGAAGCGGCCGACATCTGGCACAACCAGGAAGGCGTGCCACGCGAGCGCATCTTCCGCTTTGACAAAGACAACTTCTGGAAAATGGGCGACACCGGTCCGTGCGGTCCTTGCACCGAGATCTTCTATGATCACGGGCCTAAAGCCGGGACTATTTCTGATCCATTCAAAGGCATCGAAGCCGGTGAAGACCGTTTCGTTGAAATCTGGAATCTGGTGTTCATGCAGTACTTCGAAAACCCTCCGGGCACATTGACTCCTCTGCCAAAGCCGTCTGTTGACACCGGTGGTGGTCTTGAGCGTATGTCTGCAGCCATGCAGGGCGTGTTCAACAATTACGACACCGACCTGTTCCAGCCAATGATTCAGTTGGCGTGCAAGATCGGGAACATCGAATACATCTCTGACAAAGAAGTGCTGGCGAAAAACCCGGCAGCGGCTGAAACCACCGCCGCTTTGCGCGTTCTAGCCGATCACTGCCGCTCCACTTCCTTCCTGATTGCGGACGGCGCTTTGCCATCCAATGAAGGCCGTGGTTACGTTCTTCGCCGTATCATGAGACGTGCGATCCGTTACGGTCGCAAGCTTTCTGCCGACAAATCCTTCCTGCCAGGCATGGCGGAAGCTTTGATTGAAAGCATGGGCGCGGTTTATCCGGAACTTAAGACCCGCCGCGATCACATCCTGAACACCATCCGTGACGAAGAAGACCGCTTCATCGCCACTTTGGACAAAGGCACCGCGATCCTTGAGGACGAACTGAAAAAAGCCAAATCCAAAGGCATCAAAGAGCTTTCCGGCGAAGTGGTCTTCCGCATGTATGACACTTACGGCTTCCCGGCGGATTTGACCCGCGTGATCGCCAACGAACAAGGCATCGAAGTGAACGAAGCCGCGTTTGAAAAGGAAATGGAAGACAACCGCGCAAAATCCAAAGCCAGCTGGAAAGGCAAATCCATGGGCGCTGATGAGGCGCACATGATCAAGTTTGCCAAAGACTATCTTCAATCCGGCAAATCCGTGACGTTCCTGGGTTATGAAGGCACGATCGGCGACGGCAAAGTCATGGGCCTTTCCAACGGTCAGGCCGAAGTTCAGGAACTAAAAACCGGCGACACCGGTCTGATGATTCTGAATGCGACCACTTTCTATGGTGAAGGTGGCGGTCAGGCTGGTGATGTGGGTTACATCATGAACGACACCAACCGTGCCCGCGTGATCAACACCACGAAGATCGACGATATCGTTCTTCACCACGTTGAAATCGAACACGGCTCCTTCAAAGTGGGCACTGCGGTCGTCACCGGGGTGGATCCGGTTGAAAGACGCAACACGGCTGCGAACCACTCGGCAACTCACTTGTTGCACGCGGCTTTGCGCAAGGTTCTGGGCACTCACGTGACTCAGGCCGGATCTTTGGTTGATTCCCAGAAAACCCGTTTTGACTTCACTCACAACAAACCGGTTTCTTCTGAAGAAATCAAAAAGATCGAAGATCTGGTCAATGAACAGATCGCCCGCTGCAATCCGGTGCAGACCGAGATGATGTCCCACAAGGCAGCCCTTGAAAAAGGTGCGATGGCTTTGTTCGGTGAAAAGTATGCGAGCGACGTGCGCGTTCTGACCATGGGTGATTTCTCGTGCGAGCTTTGCGGTGGTACTCACGTGAAGAACACTTCTGAGATCCGTCTGTTCAAAATCGTTTCAGAAGCAGGTGTCAGCTCGGGTGTTCGCCGTATTGAGGCGATCACGGCTGATAATGCTGTTCAGTACATGATGAGTGCTGTGACCCATCTGGATGATGCTTTGGCGGCGGCCGGCTTCCAAAAAAGCCCGCACTACATCAAGCATCTGGAAACCACCGGCGAAACTGCCACTTTGGCAAATCGTGTGGAGTCCCTGAAAGATCAGGTGAAACAGCTTGAAAAAGAAATGAAGAAGCTTCAGGGCGGTCAGGTGAACGTGGATGACCTGGCAGCAAATGCGCTGACCTTCAAAACCAAAGCAGGTGCTTCGGCGAAACTGGTTCTGGCGGATGTTCCTTTGGATGACCGTCAGGTTCTGGCAGAAGTCACTGATCACCTAAAAAACAAAATCCAGTCCGGCATCGTCGTTGTCGTCGGTCAGGGTGATGGCAGTCATCCGATCATCGTCAGCGTATCGAAAGAAATTTCCGGCGAAACCAAAGCCGGTGATCTTCTGAAAGAGGTCGCGGGTGTGATGGGTGGTAAAGGTGGCGGTCGTCCGGACTTCGCTCAAGGGGCTGCACCGAACCGTGCGCAACTGAACGAAGCCTTCGGCAAAGTGAAATCCATGTTGGGTCTTTAA
- a CDS encoding hybrid sensor histidine kinase/response regulator has protein sequence MKKKLTFVHLFLLNQLVTTLVLLTVLGVYGTHLFIQEQRAIRERMEPASAREVDRINNDFATLEANVQRLKSMVELFDVMPKGTRVEKFRQFASATIASHSTQFNAWVALGPRLAREYMGREAYVYVVHRDYSLFANPKYNDPSTFVAEVFAEPGYDKDPDVQWWWMNEKNSGVNYSDFYFDKGYMEKIMFSTSTGIFSNGGKLEAVVGIDTLAGDIAHRLGVFKLGETGGALIVDEHGRPVLPLIAKDTPVLGFKYLRALNQDEFKAMPKLSQKVFNIQNQRQLQEFPGADGKTYLTYSRPIKGKPWHLVIYQEKTEAYSGLYFRLFFFGFVALVAYVVFTLMVWMTGKYVIAQDKEALARLQDSRDRAEAATRAKSLFLSTMSHEIRTPLNAMLGSAELLNETHLNFEQKELLISLQSAGDTLLSMLNNILDFSKFESGRMQLESREFLLSDLVREVQALISTSILRKNLQFTFHPPEHDRLIVGDSLRLKQVLMNLLGNAVKFTDRGAIELTVQPYPGKEPGKEVIFFEVKDTGIGIAKENLKKVFDEFGQEDSSVTRRFGGTGLGLSISQKIVHLMGGELYCESRQFVGSRFHFSIQVTSRRAELWSTRFNLELAPPPQVVQPGSETGRKGILIVDDMEENHTLLKAYIKRLDYVTTDSAYNGYECLEMWERGHYDMIFMDVQMPKMSGLDTIRKLREIERARGLRRTPVVVISANSFTEDIEKSLMAGADQHCGKPVRKQTVLEIVQKYCAEDIETAPANS, from the coding sequence ATGAAAAAGAAGCTGACCTTTGTCCATTTATTCCTGCTGAATCAGCTGGTGACAACCCTGGTGCTTTTGACAGTGCTGGGGGTGTATGGCACGCATCTTTTCATTCAAGAACAGCGGGCCATCCGCGAACGCATGGAACCGGCTTCCGCCCGGGAAGTCGACCGCATCAATAATGATTTTGCCACGCTGGAAGCCAATGTTCAGCGGCTGAAAAGCATGGTCGAACTTTTCGATGTGATGCCCAAGGGCACTCGAGTTGAAAAGTTCCGCCAGTTTGCCTCGGCCACAATTGCCAGCCACAGCACTCAGTTTAATGCTTGGGTCGCTTTGGGGCCGCGTCTGGCGCGGGAATACATGGGGCGTGAGGCCTACGTTTATGTCGTTCACCGCGATTATTCCCTGTTTGCCAATCCCAAATACAATGACCCATCCACCTTTGTGGCGGAAGTCTTTGCGGAACCCGGTTACGACAAGGATCCCGATGTTCAGTGGTGGTGGATGAATGAAAAGAATTCCGGAGTGAATTATTCGGATTTCTATTTCGACAAGGGCTACATGGAAAAAATCATGTTCAGCACCTCCACCGGGATCTTCAGCAATGGCGGAAAGCTTGAAGCCGTGGTGGGGATTGATACTTTGGCCGGGGACATCGCACACCGCCTGGGGGTCTTTAAGCTGGGTGAAACCGGGGGTGCCTTGATCGTGGATGAACACGGTCGTCCGGTGCTGCCTTTGATTGCCAAGGACACGCCGGTGCTGGGCTTTAAATATCTGCGGGCTTTGAATCAGGATGAATTCAAGGCGATGCCCAAGCTTTCGCAAAAAGTTTTTAATATACAGAACCAGCGCCAGCTTCAGGAATTTCCCGGGGCGGATGGCAAAACCTATCTGACCTATTCCCGTCCGATTAAAGGAAAGCCATGGCATCTGGTGATCTATCAGGAAAAGACAGAGGCTTATTCCGGATTGTACTTCCGTTTGTTCTTCTTTGGTTTTGTGGCCCTGGTGGCTTATGTCGTTTTCACCCTGATGGTGTGGATGACCGGAAAGTACGTGATCGCGCAGGACAAAGAGGCTTTGGCCCGCTTGCAGGATTCCCGCGATCGTGCGGAAGCCGCAACCCGTGCAAAATCCCTGTTCCTTTCAACCATGAGCCACGAGATCCGCACGCCATTAAATGCGATGCTGGGGTCGGCAGAGCTGTTGAATGAAACGCATCTGAATTTCGAGCAAAAAGAGCTTTTGATCTCGTTGCAAAGTGCCGGGGATACGCTGCTCAGCATGCTGAATAATATCCTGGATTTTTCAAAGTTTGAATCAGGCCGCATGCAGCTCGAAAGTCGGGAATTCCTGTTAAGCGATCTGGTGCGTGAGGTTCAGGCGCTGATCAGCACTTCGATCCTGCGTAAAAATCTGCAGTTCACTTTCCATCCGCCGGAACATGACCGCTTGATTGTGGGGGATTCCCTGCGTTTGAAACAGGTTCTGATGAATCTGCTGGGAAATGCGGTGAAGTTCACCGACCGTGGTGCAATTGAACTGACGGTGCAGCCGTATCCGGGAAAAGAGCCGGGTAAAGAAGTCATCTTCTTTGAGGTCAAGGACACCGGCATTGGTATCGCCAAAGAAAACCTGAAAAAAGTCTTTGATGAATTCGGGCAGGAGGATTCTTCCGTCACCCGTCGTTTCGGGGGCACGGGCCTGGGTTTAAGTATTTCTCAGAAGATTGTGCATCTGATGGGGGGCGAGCTTTACTGTGAAAGCCGTCAGTTTGTGGGATCCCGTTTCCATTTTTCGATTCAGGTGACATCACGACGGGCAGAGCTTTGGAGCACGCGATTTAATCTGGAACTGGCTCCGCCGCCCCAGGTGGTGCAACCAGGGTCCGAGACGGGGCGAAAGGGCATTCTGATTGTTGATGACATGGAAGAAAACCACACCCTGCTGAAAGCCTATATCAAGCGCCTGGATTATGTGACCACGGATTCGGCCTACAACGGATATGAATGTCTGGAGATGTGGGAGCGGGGTCATTACGACATGATCTTTATGGATGTGCAGATGCCGAAGATGTCGGGTCTGGACACCATCCGAAAGCTGCGCGAGATCGAGCGGGCCCGCGGCCTGCGCCGCACACCTGTGGTGGTGATTTCCGCCAACAGTTTCACCGAAGATATTGAAAAAAGCCTGATGGCCGGGGCGGACCAGCACTGTGGCAAACCCGTGCGCAAGCAGACCGTTCTGGAAATCGTTCAAAAATACTGTGCAGAAGACATCGAAACAGCCCCTGCAAACTCTTAA
- a CDS encoding DUF3373 family protein, with the protein MKNAVGLLLLFLGSVVQAHQASMYVTTPKTVEERLAELEANQNLRYFNLSGFLISTYDHISAEENVPETFDNPDLQYLRLRLSLNADAEINPQIRVYTRLTATKFMNNWRSQGGDPTYIHDVEGVYSNSGSLIYLEKAYVDLSCPESIWTLSVGRLPTVNGSPEHFWDMLPRQGTYPLLTFDAPLDGVAVTFRADSHLPLNHELAVRVLYTPFTDVVWGGNRKFLRPPTDDTNAGVQVGDDTETLINMGSVQLDYTLKNQSWTDELGAILQYYKSGRLPFSTGAGTSDLNLQGDGLTALLELNSIAQTALDVSLSHTYTNTISDGLLAPGLGFGTDQDYGTNYGSLTLLSTRYRFQNWALGLEWLTSSGVPFYFSAAPEDLTRFYSTPGNSEHLYVTTKWMSLVTLRAGYRQQNYSATPIGFGPVQSTDRVLKTYYLSLRTDF; encoded by the coding sequence ATGAAGAATGCTGTTGGCTTATTGCTGTTGTTCTTGGGATCTGTGGTGCAGGCCCATCAGGCTTCCATGTATGTGACAACTCCCAAAACCGTCGAAGAACGTCTTGCAGAGCTGGAAGCCAATCAGAACCTTCGTTACTTCAATCTTTCAGGCTTTTTGATTTCCACTTACGATCACATCTCGGCTGAAGAAAATGTCCCTGAAACTTTTGATAATCCGGATCTGCAGTACCTGCGTTTGCGTCTTTCTTTGAATGCGGATGCCGAGATCAATCCGCAAATTCGCGTCTACACCCGTTTGACAGCGACGAAGTTCATGAACAACTGGCGTTCGCAAGGTGGTGATCCCACCTACATTCATGATGTTGAAGGGGTGTATTCGAATTCGGGTTCTTTGATTTACCTGGAAAAAGCCTATGTGGATCTTTCCTGCCCTGAATCCATTTGGACCCTGTCGGTGGGACGACTGCCGACGGTGAATGGCAGCCCGGAACATTTCTGGGATATGCTGCCCAGACAGGGAACTTATCCGCTGCTGACCTTTGATGCTCCGTTGGACGGAGTCGCGGTCACCTTCCGCGCGGATTCACATCTGCCATTGAATCATGAACTGGCGGTGCGCGTGCTTTACACTCCTTTCACCGATGTGGTGTGGGGTGGAAACAGAAAGTTTTTGCGTCCGCCGACTGATGACACCAATGCTGGTGTTCAGGTTGGTGATGACACTGAAACACTGATCAATATGGGTTCGGTACAGCTTGATTACACGTTGAAGAATCAGTCGTGGACGGATGAGCTGGGTGCCATTCTTCAGTACTATAAAAGTGGACGTTTGCCGTTTTCAACGGGGGCGGGGACTTCAGACCTGAATCTGCAGGGTGATGGTCTGACAGCATTGCTTGAGCTGAACAGCATCGCGCAGACGGCTTTGGATGTATCGCTCAGTCATACTTACACCAACACGATCAGTGATGGGCTGCTGGCTCCGGGGCTGGGGTTTGGGACGGATCAGGATTACGGGACCAACTATGGCAGTCTGACCTTGCTTTCAACGCGCTACCGTTTTCAGAACTGGGCGCTGGGTTTGGAATGGCTGACCAGTTCGGGTGTGCCGTTTTATTTCTCTGCTGCGCCCGAGGATCTGACCCGGTTTTATTCAACACCTGGTAACAGTGAGCATTTGTATGTCACGACCAAGTGGATGAGTCTGGTGACTTTGCGGGCAGGCTATCGCCAGCAGAATTATTCAGCCACTCCCATTGGGTTTGGACCCGTGCAAAGCACGGATCGTGTTTTGAAAACTTATTACCTCAGTCTAAGAACGGATTTCTAA
- the rpsI gene encoding 30S ribosomal protein S9 produces MAAADKFYYATGRRKTSSARVFLKPGKGTITINGKKSEDYLTRMQSRMVIVQPLDLLNQIGKFDAKITVAGGGESGQAGAIRLGITRALIAFNPEFKGILKKAGFVTRDPRMVERKKYGKAGARRRFQYSKR; encoded by the coding sequence ATGGCAGCAGCAGATAAATTCTACTATGCAACTGGAAGAAGAAAAACAAGCTCCGCGCGCGTTTTCTTGAAGCCTGGTAAAGGCACTATCACAATCAACGGTAAAAAATCTGAAGATTATTTGACTCGTATGCAATCCCGCATGGTGATCGTACAGCCTCTTGATCTTTTGAACCAAATCGGCAAATTCGACGCTAAAATCACTGTTGCAGGTGGTGGTGAGTCTGGACAAGCTGGTGCGATCCGTTTGGGTATCACTCGTGCTTTGATCGCTTTCAATCCTGAATTCAAAGGGATCTTGAAGAAAGCTGGATTCGTTACACGTGATCCTCGTATGGTTGAGCGTAAAAAATACGGTAAAGCAGGTGCACGCCGTAGATTCCAATACTCCAAGCGTTAA
- the rplM gene encoding 50S ribosomal protein L13, which produces MKTFNAKAEEVERKWWIVDAAGQKVGRVATHVATILRGKNKAIYTPNVDTGDFVVVINTDKMELSGTKWQDKKYYSHTRFFGSLKEMTAAQAKEKDSTFIIHEAVRGMLPTNKLSRHVIMKMKAYTGAEHPHAAQKPALYTLPSKK; this is translated from the coding sequence ATGAAGACTTTCAATGCAAAAGCAGAAGAAGTTGAAAGAAAATGGTGGATCGTCGATGCTGCTGGCCAAAAAGTTGGTCGTGTAGCAACTCACGTAGCGACTATCCTTCGTGGTAAAAACAAAGCTATCTACACTCCTAACGTTGATACTGGCGACTTCGTAGTTGTTATCAACACGGACAAGATGGAGCTTTCTGGAACTAAGTGGCAGGACAAGAAGTACTACTCTCACACTCGCTTCTTCGGTTCTTTGAAAGAGATGACAGCAGCTCAAGCGAAAGAGAAAGATTCTACTTTCATCATTCACGAAGCTGTTCGCGGTATGCTTCCAACAAACAAGCTATCCCGTCACGTTATCATGAAAATGAAGGCTTACACTGGTGCTGAGCATCCTCATGCTGCTCAAAAGCCGGCTCTTTACACCCTTCCTTCTAAGAAATAA